One genomic region from Nocardioides plantarum encodes:
- a CDS encoding GMC family oxidoreductase gives MTYDTYDYVVVGAGSAGAVLAARLTEDPTTTVLLVEAGGAPEVDEVMIPAAFVGLVQTKWDWNYKTTEQKQLHGRRTTWPRMKALGGCSAVNAMIYIRGNAVDYDSWRDSYGATGWGYDDVLPYFKKAEGNTRLGGRFHGTDGPLVVEDRRYTHELTSSWVESAVASGLKRNDDFNGAQQEGAGAYQVTCNGGQRWSTYDAYLKPAMGRPNLTIATGALASRIEIDGSAMRATGLTFRQSGREHTVHARHEVLLSGGAINSPQLLMLSGVGPTSHLAEHGITAKVELAGVGAGLQDHPYTPMLWHTKDTTDLADLNTLGNFVRWKTRKKGPLTSNVAETGGFWSSREGLPAPDLQAHVLPTGLYGDGMVEPTTRMVTVLSTLVGTTSRGSVRLRSADPTWHPAIDAAYFDDPADLDAMVAGCRRIVEITQQGPISAMIDRPFELGTTPSDDDLIEHVRRYTQTTFHPTSTCAMGGPDQEDAVVDPDLRVRGLDGLRVVDASVMPAVPRGNTNAPTVMLAEKAADLIRSAR, from the coding sequence GTGACCTACGACACCTACGACTACGTCGTCGTCGGCGCCGGCAGCGCGGGCGCCGTGCTCGCCGCCCGGCTGACCGAGGACCCGACCACCACCGTGCTGCTCGTCGAGGCCGGGGGTGCGCCCGAGGTCGACGAGGTGATGATCCCGGCGGCGTTCGTGGGCCTGGTGCAGACCAAGTGGGACTGGAACTACAAGACGACCGAGCAGAAGCAGCTGCACGGGCGCCGTACGACGTGGCCCCGGATGAAGGCCCTCGGCGGCTGCTCGGCGGTCAACGCGATGATCTACATCCGCGGCAACGCCGTCGACTACGACTCCTGGCGCGACAGCTACGGCGCGACCGGCTGGGGCTACGACGACGTGCTGCCCTACTTCAAGAAGGCCGAGGGCAACACCCGGCTCGGCGGCCGCTTCCACGGCACCGACGGCCCGCTGGTCGTCGAGGACCGGCGCTACACCCACGAGCTGACCAGCAGCTGGGTCGAGAGCGCGGTCGCGAGCGGGCTGAAGCGCAACGACGACTTCAACGGGGCCCAGCAGGAGGGGGCCGGCGCCTACCAGGTCACCTGCAACGGCGGCCAGCGCTGGTCGACGTACGACGCCTACCTCAAGCCGGCCATGGGGCGCCCCAACCTGACGATCGCGACCGGGGCGCTGGCCTCGCGCATCGAGATCGACGGCAGCGCGATGAGGGCGACCGGTCTGACGTTCCGCCAGAGCGGTCGGGAGCACACGGTCCACGCCCGTCACGAGGTGCTGCTGAGCGGGGGAGCGATCAACAGCCCGCAGCTGCTGATGCTCAGCGGCGTCGGTCCGACCAGCCACCTGGCCGAGCACGGCATCACGGCCAAGGTCGAGCTCGCGGGTGTGGGCGCCGGGCTGCAGGACCACCCCTACACGCCGATGCTCTGGCACACCAAGGACACGACGGACCTCGCCGACCTCAACACCCTCGGCAACTTCGTGAGGTGGAAAACGCGCAAGAAGGGGCCCCTGACCTCCAACGTAGCCGAGACCGGCGGCTTCTGGTCCTCGCGAGAGGGCCTCCCGGCGCCCGACCTGCAGGCGCACGTGCTGCCGACGGGCCTCTACGGCGACGGCATGGTCGAGCCGACCACCCGCATGGTCACGGTGCTCTCGACGCTCGTCGGCACCACCAGCCGCGGGTCGGTGCGGCTGCGCTCGGCCGACCCGACCTGGCACCCGGCCATCGACGCGGCGTACTTCGACGACCCGGCCGACCTCGACGCCATGGTCGCCGGCTGTCGCCGGATCGTCGAGATCACCCAGCAGGGCCCGATCTCGGCGATGATCGACCGCCCGTTCGAGCTCGGCACGACGCCGTCCGACGACGACCTGATCGAGCACGTCCGGCGCTACACGCAGACGACGTTCCACCCGACCTCGACCTGCGCGATGGGCGGCCCGGACCAGGAGGACGCCGTGGTCGACCCCGACCTGCGCGTGCGCGGTCTCGACGGCCTGCGCGTCGTCGACGCCTCGGTCATGCCGGCCGTCCCGCGCGGCAACACCAACGCCCCGACCGTCATGCTCGCCGAGAAGGCGGCCGACCTCATCAGGAGTGCCCGATGA